One region of Paraburkholderia acidiphila genomic DNA includes:
- a CDS encoding CaiB/BaiF CoA transferase family protein codes for MQTDKSSLPLSGVRVLDLSRVLAGPWSAMVLGDLGAEVIKIEHPDRGDDTRDWGVRVGKTETAYFNSVNRNKRSITLDLQTPEAQQIVRDLAKHSDIVVQNFKFGGAEKLGLGYEQLSAENPRLIYCSISGYDRTGPEAKRPGYDLVVQGETGLMAMNGEADQPPLKFGVAAVDLFTGMYSAQAMLAALYERERTGRGRHIEMALFDCGLMITAYYGLEALLIGEDPPRYGNAHPSIVPYGVFDAADGPLVITVGNNAQFERFCREVIERADLADDARYKTNILRGQNRDTLVPELTRELGSRPRKLLLERLARAGIPCGEVAGLREALLSPRATLGGLVTQQPHPHTESGTTPVLAPPWRFDGERMPVRHAPPQLGEGTQEVLQSLLGYSAAQVAGLKDKGVI; via the coding sequence ATGCAGACGGACAAAAGCAGCTTGCCACTATCGGGCGTGCGCGTACTCGATCTTTCGCGCGTGCTGGCCGGGCCATGGAGCGCGATGGTGCTCGGCGACCTCGGCGCCGAAGTCATCAAGATCGAGCATCCCGACCGCGGCGACGACACGCGCGACTGGGGTGTGCGAGTCGGCAAAACCGAGACGGCGTATTTCAACAGCGTGAACCGCAACAAGCGTTCGATCACGCTCGATCTGCAAACGCCCGAGGCCCAGCAGATCGTGCGCGACCTGGCGAAGCACAGCGACATCGTCGTGCAGAACTTCAAGTTCGGCGGCGCGGAAAAGCTCGGGCTCGGCTACGAGCAGTTGAGCGCGGAGAACCCGCGCCTCATCTATTGCTCGATTTCGGGCTACGACCGCACCGGACCGGAAGCCAAACGCCCCGGCTACGACCTCGTCGTGCAGGGCGAAACGGGCCTCATGGCGATGAACGGCGAAGCCGATCAGCCGCCACTCAAATTCGGCGTGGCGGCCGTGGATCTCTTCACGGGCATGTATTCCGCGCAGGCAATGCTCGCCGCGTTGTACGAGCGCGAGCGCACGGGACGCGGACGCCATATCGAAATGGCGTTGTTCGACTGCGGACTCATGATTACCGCTTACTACGGCCTCGAAGCGCTGCTGATCGGCGAAGACCCGCCGCGTTACGGCAACGCGCACCCGTCGATCGTGCCGTATGGCGTGTTCGATGCGGCCGACGGTCCGCTCGTCATCACCGTCGGCAACAACGCGCAATTCGAGCGCTTTTGCCGCGAAGTGATCGAGCGCGCCGATCTCGCCGACGACGCGCGCTACAAGACCAACATCCTGCGCGGACAGAACCGCGACACGCTCGTGCCGGAACTCACGCGCGAACTGGGCAGCCGCCCGCGCAAGCTCCTGCTCGAACGCCTCGCGCGTGCGGGCATTCCGTGCGGCGAAGTGGCGGGCTTGCGCGAAGCGCTCCTTTCGCCGCGCGCGACGCTTGGCGGGCTCGTCACGCAGCAGCCGCATCCGCATACCGAAAGCGGCACGACGCCCGTGCTCGCGCCGCCGTGGCGCTTCGATGGCGAACGCATGCCCGTGCGTCACGCGCCGCCGCAACTGGGCGAAGGCACGCAGGAGGTTCTGCAATCGCTACTCGGCTATTCAGCGGCGCAGGTGGCCGGCTTGAAGGATAAAGGCGTTATCTAG
- a CDS encoding acyl-CoA dehydrogenase family protein — translation MDFQHTEDRRMLADTLNRFIAEQYGFPTRDTIARSTEGFSADMWQRFAELGVIGALFDEADGGFGGAGFDIAVVFEALGRGLVVEPFLDTLIVGRALAHAGSEAQRARIASFIEGSQIAALAHDEPGSHYEDARVTTRAEKSGDGWVLQGAKGVVQLAEHADVLLVSARTSGNEFDEAGLSLFLVPRNATGVSVRGYGKIDGGRAAEVTLDNVKVNADALVGTTGSGFATLEHARGYGIVALASEAVGAMDIARDFTLEYLRTRKQFGMPLGSFQALQHRMADVLLEIEQARSAVINAAAAIDAPRAQRERALSAAKYTIGRIGAHVAEEAIQLHGGIGMTWELPLAHYAKRLVMIDHQLGDEDHHLARYIALGREAA, via the coding sequence ATGGACTTCCAGCACACAGAAGACCGCCGCATGCTTGCGGATACGCTCAATCGCTTCATTGCGGAGCAATACGGTTTCCCTACGCGCGATACAATCGCGCGCTCCACGGAAGGCTTTAGCGCCGACATGTGGCAGCGCTTCGCCGAACTCGGCGTGATCGGCGCGCTGTTCGACGAAGCCGATGGCGGCTTTGGCGGCGCGGGCTTCGATATCGCCGTGGTGTTCGAGGCGCTCGGGCGCGGCCTCGTGGTCGAGCCGTTCCTCGATACGCTGATCGTTGGCCGCGCGCTCGCCCATGCGGGCAGCGAGGCGCAGCGCGCGCGCATTGCGTCGTTCATCGAGGGTTCGCAAATCGCCGCGCTCGCGCACGACGAGCCGGGCTCGCATTACGAGGACGCGCGCGTGACGACGCGTGCGGAAAAAAGCGGCGATGGCTGGGTGCTGCAAGGCGCGAAAGGCGTCGTGCAGCTTGCGGAACACGCCGACGTGCTGCTCGTTTCAGCACGCACCTCGGGCAATGAATTCGACGAAGCGGGCCTCTCCCTCTTTCTCGTGCCGCGCAATGCGACGGGTGTAAGCGTGCGTGGCTACGGCAAGATCGACGGCGGCCGCGCAGCGGAAGTGACGCTCGACAATGTGAAGGTGAACGCCGACGCGCTCGTCGGCACGACAGGCAGCGGCTTCGCGACGCTCGAACACGCACGCGGCTACGGCATCGTGGCGCTCGCGTCGGAAGCCGTGGGCGCGATGGATATCGCACGCGACTTCACGCTCGAATACCTGCGCACACGCAAGCAGTTCGGCATGCCCCTCGGCAGCTTCCAGGCGTTGCAGCATCGTATGGCGGACGTGCTGCTCGAAATCGAGCAGGCGCGCTCGGCGGTCATCAACGCTGCAGCGGCCATCGACGCACCGCGCGCGCAACGCGAGCGTGCGCTTTCGGCGGCGAAGTACACGATCGGACGCATTGGCGCGCACGTGGCCGAAGAAGCGATCCAGCTGCATGGCGGCATCGGCATGACGTGGGAATTGCCGCTCGCGCACTATGCAAAGCGGCTCGTGATGATCGATCATCAACTCGGCGACGAGGATCATCATCTCGCGCGCTACATCGCATTGGGGCGTGAGGCAGCTTGA
- a CDS encoding acyl-CoA dehydrogenase family protein: protein MDLKFTADEEAFRSEVLAFLKERLPQRLANKVSSGRHLTRDDMAQWHAILHEKGWLANHWPQEYGGPGWSAVQKFIFENECAIAGAPRIVPFGVNMLGPVLIKYASEAQKRYWLPRILDGSDWWCQGYSEPGAGSDLASLRTTAVRQGDHYVVNGQKTWTTLGHYANMIFCLVRTATDVRKQEGISFLLIDMNTPGIEVRPIVTLDGEHEVNEVFFTDVRVPVENLVGEENKGWTYAKYLLTYERTNIAGVGFSVAALARLKRAAQKITRNGKPLAEDPPFATRLAKVEIDLENMKTTNLRVIAAVAGGGVPGAESSMLKIRGTEIRQEISSLLRRAMGPYAAPFVEEALEEGYAGEAIGPDDAASAAAQYFNNRKLSIFGGSNEIQKNIISKMILGL from the coding sequence ATGGATCTGAAATTCACCGCCGACGAAGAGGCGTTTCGCAGCGAAGTGCTCGCATTCCTGAAAGAGCGCCTGCCGCAGCGCCTCGCGAACAAGGTGAGCAGCGGCCGGCACCTCACGCGCGACGACATGGCGCAATGGCACGCCATCCTCCACGAAAAAGGCTGGCTCGCCAATCACTGGCCACAGGAATACGGCGGCCCCGGCTGGAGCGCCGTGCAGAAGTTCATCTTCGAGAACGAATGCGCGATTGCCGGCGCGCCGCGCATCGTACCGTTCGGCGTGAACATGCTTGGGCCCGTGCTCATCAAGTACGCCAGCGAGGCGCAAAAGCGCTACTGGCTGCCGCGCATTCTCGACGGCTCGGACTGGTGGTGCCAGGGCTATTCGGAACCGGGCGCGGGTTCGGACCTCGCCTCGCTGCGCACCACGGCGGTTCGCCAGGGCGACCACTACGTGGTGAACGGCCAGAAGACGTGGACCACGCTCGGCCACTACGCGAACATGATCTTCTGCCTCGTGCGCACCGCCACCGACGTGCGCAAGCAGGAAGGCATCAGCTTCCTGCTGATCGACATGAACACGCCGGGCATCGAGGTTCGCCCCATCGTCACGCTCGACGGCGAACATGAGGTAAACGAAGTGTTCTTCACCGACGTGCGTGTGCCGGTCGAGAATCTGGTCGGCGAAGAGAACAAGGGCTGGACCTACGCGAAATATCTGCTCACGTACGAGCGCACGAACATTGCGGGCGTGGGCTTTTCGGTGGCGGCACTCGCGCGTCTGAAGCGCGCCGCGCAGAAAATCACGCGCAACGGCAAGCCGCTCGCGGAAGATCCACCGTTCGCCACGCGTCTGGCGAAAGTCGAGATCGATCTGGAGAACATGAAGACGACGAACCTGCGCGTAATCGCGGCCGTCGCGGGCGGCGGCGTGCCCGGTGCGGAAAGCTCGATGCTGAAGATTCGCGGCACCGAGATCCGCCAGGAGATTTCCTCGCTGCTGCGCCGCGCGATGGGGCCGTATGCAGCGCCGTTCGTCGAGGAAGCGCTCGAGGAAGGCTATGCAGGCGAGGCAATCGGCCCGGACGACGCCGCCAGCGCCGCCGCGCAGTACTTCAACAACCGCAAGCTGTCGATTTTCGGCGGCTCCAACGAAATTCAGAAGAACATCATCTCCAAGATGATTCTCGGTCTTTGA
- a CDS encoding 3-hydroxyacyl-CoA dehydrogenase NAD-binding domain-containing protein → MASDPVNASPVTHELRGKVLLVTVDNPPVNALGVDVRRGLAAAIEHAEANDAVQAVLIVGAGRNFIAGADIREFGKPPLPPALPDVCNRIEACHKPVIAAIHGAALGGGLEVALAAHYRLAVAGAKLGLPEVQLGLLPGAGGTQRTPRLIGAEAALSLMLSGRHASAQEAHKLGLVDRVGASDDILAEGLAYAQELLASHAHVRRTRDAQALADRAQAQAAIDAARADTAKKSRGLFSPLKIVDCVQAALDLSFDEGLRFERKQFLECLESPQRAGLVHAFFAEREVQKAPETKSAKPRAIETVGVIGGGTMGAGIAVAVLDAGLPVTMIERDDASLARGRAHVEKVYDGLIAKGRMKPEAKAQILARFNGSTSYDALANTDLVIEAVFEDMAVKQAVFAELDRVCKPGAVLATNTSYLDIDAIAASIKRPQDVVGLHFFSPANIMKLLEIVVPKQVSADVVATAFELAKKLRKVPVRAGVCDGFIGNRILAVFRTAADHLMEDGASPYQIDKAVRDFGFPMGPYQVVDLAGGDIGWATRKRRAATRDPKARYVQIADRICERGWFGQKTGRGFYLYPEGARTGTPDPEVESIIRSERERAGIEPRSFSDEEIMRRYMAAMVNEGANVVFEKIALRPLDVDVTLLYGYGFPRYRGGPMKYADTVGLANVLADIREYAKEDPLFWRPSPLLVDLVERGENFASLNQSA, encoded by the coding sequence ATGGCATCCGATCCCGTGAACGCCTCCCCCGTCACTCATGAACTGCGCGGCAAGGTGCTGCTCGTCACCGTCGACAACCCGCCCGTCAACGCACTGGGCGTGGACGTGCGCCGCGGCCTCGCGGCCGCCATCGAGCATGCCGAAGCGAACGACGCCGTGCAGGCCGTGCTGATCGTCGGCGCGGGGCGCAATTTCATCGCCGGCGCGGACATTCGGGAGTTCGGCAAGCCGCCGCTGCCGCCCGCGCTGCCCGATGTGTGCAACCGCATCGAGGCGTGCCACAAGCCGGTGATCGCCGCCATTCACGGCGCGGCGCTCGGCGGCGGCCTCGAAGTGGCGCTCGCGGCGCACTACCGCCTGGCCGTGGCCGGCGCGAAACTCGGCCTGCCGGAAGTCCAGTTGGGCCTCTTGCCCGGCGCAGGCGGCACGCAGCGCACGCCGCGCCTGATCGGCGCCGAAGCCGCGCTTTCGCTCATGCTGAGCGGCCGTCACGCGAGCGCGCAGGAAGCGCACAAGCTCGGCCTCGTCGATCGCGTGGGCGCAAGCGACGACATTCTCGCCGAAGGCCTCGCCTACGCGCAGGAACTGCTCGCCAGCCATGCGCACGTGCGCCGCACGCGCGACGCTCAGGCGCTCGCGGACCGCGCGCAGGCGCAAGCCGCAATCGACGCCGCGCGCGCCGACACGGCGAAGAAGTCGCGTGGTCTCTTCTCGCCGCTGAAGATCGTCGATTGCGTGCAGGCCGCGCTCGATCTTTCGTTCGACGAAGGCCTGCGCTTTGAGCGCAAACAGTTCCTCGAATGCCTCGAAAGCCCGCAGCGCGCGGGCCTCGTGCACGCCTTCTTCGCCGAGCGCGAAGTGCAGAAAGCCCCTGAAACGAAGAGCGCGAAACCGCGCGCGATCGAAACCGTCGGTGTGATCGGCGGCGGCACGATGGGCGCGGGCATTGCCGTGGCCGTGCTCGACGCGGGCCTGCCCGTGACGATGATCGAGCGCGACGACGCCTCGCTCGCGCGCGGCCGCGCGCATGTGGAGAAGGTCTACGACGGCCTCATCGCCAAGGGCCGCATGAAGCCCGAGGCGAAAGCGCAGATCCTCGCGCGCTTCAATGGCAGCACCTCGTACGATGCGCTTGCGAACACCGACCTCGTGATCGAAGCCGTGTTCGAGGACATGGCCGTGAAACAGGCCGTGTTCGCCGAACTGGACCGCGTGTGCAAACCCGGCGCCGTGCTCGCGACCAACACGTCGTATCTCGACATCGACGCCATCGCGGCCAGCATCAAACGCCCGCAGGACGTGGTGGGCCTGCACTTCTTCTCGCCCGCCAACATCATGAAGCTGCTCGAAATCGTGGTGCCGAAGCAGGTGAGCGCCGATGTGGTCGCCACGGCATTCGAGCTGGCGAAGAAACTGCGCAAGGTGCCGGTGCGCGCAGGCGTGTGCGACGGCTTCATCGGCAATCGCATTCTCGCGGTGTTCCGCACCGCTGCGGATCATCTGATGGAAGACGGCGCTTCGCCGTATCAGATCGACAAGGCCGTACGCGACTTCGGCTTTCCGATGGGCCCGTACCAGGTGGTCGATCTCGCGGGCGGCGACATTGGCTGGGCCACGCGCAAACGCCGCGCCGCCACGCGCGACCCGAAGGCGCGCTATGTCCAGATCGCCGACCGCATTTGCGAGCGCGGCTGGTTCGGTCAGAAGACGGGCCGCGGCTTCTACCTCTACCCCGAAGGCGCACGCACGGGCACGCCCGACCCCGAAGTCGAATCGATCATTCGCAGCGAGCGCGAGCGCGCCGGCATCGAGCCGCGCAGCTTCAGCGACGAAGAGATCATGCGCCGCTACATGGCCGCGATGGTGAACGAAGGCGCGAACGTCGTGTTCGAGAAGATCGCGCTGCGTCCGCTCGACGTGGACGTCACACTGCTCTACGGCTACGGTTTCCCGCGCTATCGCGGCGGCCCGATGAAGTACGCCGATACCGTGGGCCTCGCCAACGTGCTCGCCGATATCCGCGAGTACGCGAAGGAAGATCCACTGTTCTGGCGTCCTTCGCCGCTGCTCGTCGACCTCGTGGAGCGCGGCGAGAATTTCGCGAGCCTCAATCAATCGGCTTAA
- a CDS encoding LysR family transcriptional regulator, whose product MDVNALTLLVEILDAGNLSEAARRLKMSRANVSYHLNHLEKSIGLQLVRRTTRRVEPTEIGLKLYEHGRAIQNALLAARESVSTLGQSLQGRVRLSVPSGYGQLVMSDWLIQFKRMYPGIVLDVMFENRVEDLLRDEVDIAVRVMHEPPQNLVARDMGPVKYIACACTEWAERHGMPQTLEDLARAPVITATVVGRQLRLAGYLKDDRHEVLLEPSIISENFLFLRQSILAGLGVGIVPDYVMHDDIRQGAAVTSLDAWRLSIFGTHMYMLYMPNRHHTRAASTFIDYVLGEARKTGRGADA is encoded by the coding sequence ATGGACGTCAATGCGCTGACCCTGCTCGTCGAGATTCTCGACGCGGGCAACCTGAGCGAGGCGGCGCGCCGGCTCAAGATGAGCCGCGCGAACGTCAGCTACCACCTCAACCACCTGGAGAAGTCGATCGGCCTGCAGCTCGTGCGCCGCACGACGCGCCGCGTCGAGCCGACCGAAATCGGCCTGAAGCTCTACGAACACGGCCGGGCGATCCAGAACGCGCTGCTCGCCGCGCGCGAGTCGGTCTCCACCCTCGGCCAGAGCCTGCAGGGGCGCGTGCGGCTTTCGGTGCCGAGCGGCTACGGGCAGCTCGTCATGTCGGACTGGCTCATCCAGTTCAAGCGCATGTACCCCGGCATCGTGCTCGACGTGATGTTCGAAAATCGCGTGGAGGACCTGCTGCGCGACGAAGTGGATATCGCCGTGCGCGTGATGCACGAGCCGCCGCAGAACCTTGTGGCGCGCGACATGGGGCCGGTGAAGTACATCGCGTGCGCGTGTACCGAGTGGGCCGAAAGACACGGCATGCCGCAAACGCTGGAAGATCTCGCGCGCGCACCCGTCATCACGGCAACGGTGGTGGGGCGGCAATTGCGCCTGGCGGGCTATCTGAAGGACGATCGGCACGAAGTGCTGCTCGAGCCTTCGATCATTTCGGAAAACTTTCTATTTTTGCGCCAGTCGATTCTGGCGGGGCTCGGCGTGGGTATCGTGCCCGACTATGTGATGCACGACGACATTCGCCAGGGCGCCGCGGTCACGTCGCTCGATGCCTGGCGCTTGAGCATTTTCGGCACGCACATGTATATGCTCTACATGCCGAACCGGCATCACACGCGCGCGGCGTCCACCTTCATCGATTACGTACTGGGCGAGGCGCGCAAGACCGGGCGCGGCGCGGATGCGTAA
- a CDS encoding DUF4397 domain-containing protein → MKTIRTLLALASAAALLSACGGGSSSNDVGKELGLQNPEIHFVHALPGGPNVDFLVNGSALQTNIAYKQVTNFANINTGNTTVSYASTGTTTAIASGNFPDVAKGHEYTVLALPALTGGDIGLIDDPFDKGLLSSSARLRAFNATVNAQNLDIYIVAPGTDINTVQPTLAAVGYKNAVPASGQDSIYMNGGNYVAIVTTAGSKTAIYESASFNLANNADWLITTVPISGTLSQLLPGQIHLLVAQGGNTAQPAVEYSNTLTGQ, encoded by the coding sequence ATGAAGACGATACGCACCCTGCTCGCGTTGGCGAGCGCGGCAGCCCTGCTCTCGGCATGCGGCGGCGGCAGCAGCAGCAACGATGTCGGCAAGGAACTCGGCTTGCAGAACCCCGAAATCCATTTTGTGCATGCCCTGCCGGGCGGCCCGAACGTCGATTTCCTCGTGAACGGCAGCGCGTTGCAGACGAATATCGCGTACAAACAGGTGACGAACTTCGCCAACATCAACACCGGCAACACGACCGTTTCGTATGCGAGCACCGGCACGACCACGGCGATTGCGAGCGGCAACTTCCCCGACGTGGCGAAGGGTCATGAGTACACCGTGCTCGCGTTGCCCGCGCTCACGGGCGGCGACATCGGTCTGATCGACGATCCGTTCGACAAGGGCCTGCTTTCCAGCAGCGCACGCCTGCGCGCGTTCAACGCCACCGTCAACGCGCAGAACCTCGACATTTACATCGTCGCGCCCGGCACGGATATCAACACCGTGCAGCCGACGTTGGCGGCCGTGGGATACAAGAACGCCGTGCCCGCGAGCGGCCAGGATTCGATCTACATGAACGGCGGCAACTACGTGGCGATCGTGACGACGGCGGGCAGCAAGACAGCGATCTACGAGTCGGCTTCGTTCAATCTCGCGAACAACGCGGACTGGCTCATTACGACCGTGCCGATCTCGGGTACGCTTTCGCAACTACTGCCGGGGCAGATTCACCTGCTCGTCGCACAGGGTGGCAACACCGCTCAACCGGCCGTGGAGTACAGCAACACGCTCACAGGTCAATAA
- a CDS encoding Na+/H+ antiporter subunit G, protein MQTVIEAIVCVLLLLGSLFTLIGAIGLARLPDFYMRLHGPTKSTTLGVGGVVLASVVYFSAHNNFASLHEVLIPAFLFLTAPISAHMLTKAGIQQRVAVSSVTRGRPDATVTRANSEHAQDANPDSNAAHDA, encoded by the coding sequence ATGCAAACCGTCATCGAAGCGATTGTCTGTGTGCTGCTCCTGCTCGGCAGCCTGTTCACGCTGATCGGCGCGATAGGCCTCGCGCGTCTGCCCGACTTTTATATGCGCCTGCACGGGCCGACCAAATCGACCACGCTGGGCGTGGGCGGTGTCGTGCTCGCTTCCGTGGTCTACTTCAGCGCGCACAACAATTTCGCGAGCCTGCACGAAGTGCTGATACCCGCGTTCCTGTTTCTGACCGCGCCGATCAGCGCACACATGCTCACGAAGGCCGGGATCCAGCAACGCGTGGCTGTCTCGTCCGTTACGCGCGGCAGGCCGGATGCCACCGTCACGCGTGCAAACAGCGAACATGCGCAAGACGCGAACCCGGACAGCAACGCTGCACACGACGCCTGA
- a CDS encoding K+/H+ antiporter subunit F, with product MLAIVIPVSFAILGLAFLLTLVRLVRGPSLPDRLVALDTLNINAIALIVVYGIMLRSTVFFEIALLIAVMGFVATVAFTKYLQRGDIIELN from the coding sequence ATGTTAGCCATCGTCATTCCGGTGTCGTTCGCCATTCTCGGGCTCGCGTTCCTGCTCACGCTCGTGCGCCTCGTGCGCGGGCCCTCGCTGCCCGACCGCCTCGTCGCGCTCGACACCCTCAATATCAACGCGATCGCGCTGATCGTCGTCTACGGCATCATGCTGCGCTCCACAGTCTTTTTCGAAATCGCGCTGCTCATCGCAGTGATGGGGTTCGTCGCGACCGTCGCGTTCACGAAGTACCTGCAGCGCGGCGACATCATCGAACTGAATTAG
- a CDS encoding Na+/H+ antiporter subunit E, whose product MLKRLFPHPWLTIVLLVCWVLLMNDATPGNLLLGFVLGTVIAFAVGEGLWLAPVRFGKPWLLVRLLWHVLYDILVANLEVALLVLGPMKRLRPAFIEVPLDSTHEIALAALISIVSLSPGTLCAELSDDRTRLIVHVLDLEDEAALVALIKSRYEAPLMEIFAC is encoded by the coding sequence ATGCTCAAGCGGCTCTTTCCGCACCCGTGGCTCACGATCGTGCTGCTCGTCTGCTGGGTGTTGCTGATGAACGACGCAACGCCTGGCAACCTGCTGCTTGGCTTCGTACTCGGCACCGTCATCGCTTTCGCCGTGGGCGAAGGGCTGTGGCTCGCGCCCGTGCGCTTCGGCAAGCCGTGGCTGCTCGTGCGGCTCCTCTGGCACGTGCTATACGACATCCTCGTGGCGAATCTCGAAGTCGCGCTGCTCGTGCTCGGCCCGATGAAACGCCTGCGCCCGGCCTTCATCGAAGTGCCGCTCGACAGCACGCACGAAATCGCGCTTGCGGCGCTCATCAGCATCGTCTCGCTGAGTCCGGGCACGCTGTGCGCCGAACTCTCCGACGACCGCACGCGCCTCATCGTCCACGTGCTCGATCTCGAAGACGAAGCCGCGCTCGTCGCCCTGATCAAGTCCCGTTACGAAGCCCCGCTCATGGAGATCTTCGCATGTTAG
- a CDS encoding monovalent cation/H+ antiporter subunit D, with product MNHALILPILIPLFAAGAIVALPLRAKRLQRAINVIATLALLPIAVALAEFAAQGQIASYALGAWPAPFGIVLQIDRLGALMLVLTALLACCCLLGTTSADARRGRYYRALVQFELMGLNGAFLAGDLFNLFVFFELLLIASYALLLHGGGRRRVRNGLHYMLLNLVGSSFFLIALGVLYGLTGTLNMADMGERLAHLDAASLPLAQFAGAMLMLVFGLKAAVFPMSFWLPQAYRSAIGPVAALFAIMTKVGIYAMLRCDALVFGAAGGVLDAFLHHWAWWLAIATIIYGALGALAVSSLKTTTGFLVLVSVGLLIAAVTLQTVLAWSALLYYLISTTLCTGALFMLADTLESEATESAAAPAALEAREPASLESLDDASAPAITPEADGEPVATPSSAAVPEKHPAPWPSNLAGVLYLTAAVGAVGLPPLSGFLGKAMVLAATPLSQAVVLWPAVLIAGLLSIVALSRTGTRLLWAIPAARAYEGAPAAAPRGSRAKLAACALLLAGVVAATVFAGPLKQYLDATAAQLLDREAYVHAILSAQPAQTSQGGGS from the coding sequence ATGAACCACGCTCTCATCCTCCCCATCCTCATTCCGCTTTTCGCGGCCGGCGCGATCGTTGCGCTGCCGCTGCGCGCGAAGCGCTTGCAGCGTGCGATCAACGTGATCGCCACGCTCGCGCTGCTGCCGATCGCGGTGGCGCTCGCCGAATTCGCGGCGCAGGGGCAGATTGCCAGCTACGCGCTCGGCGCGTGGCCCGCGCCGTTCGGCATCGTGCTGCAGATCGACCGGCTCGGCGCACTCATGCTCGTGCTGACCGCGCTGCTCGCGTGCTGCTGCCTGCTCGGCACGACGAGCGCCGACGCGCGGCGCGGGCGCTACTATCGCGCGCTCGTGCAGTTCGAGCTGATGGGCTTGAACGGCGCGTTTCTCGCGGGCGACCTCTTCAACCTGTTCGTCTTCTTCGAACTGCTGCTGATCGCCTCTTACGCGCTCCTGTTGCATGGCGGCGGCCGCCGCCGCGTGCGCAACGGCCTGCACTACATGCTGCTGAACCTCGTGGGCTCGTCGTTCTTCCTGATCGCGCTGGGCGTGCTCTATGGCCTCACGGGCACGCTGAACATGGCTGACATGGGCGAGCGCCTCGCGCATCTGGACGCCGCGTCCCTGCCGCTCGCGCAGTTCGCGGGCGCCATGCTCATGCTCGTATTCGGCCTCAAGGCCGCCGTGTTTCCGATGTCGTTCTGGCTGCCGCAGGCGTATCGCAGCGCAATCGGTCCGGTGGCCGCGCTATTCGCGATCATGACCAAGGTGGGCATCTACGCGATGCTGCGTTGCGACGCGCTCGTGTTCGGCGCGGCGGGCGGCGTGCTCGATGCGTTCCTGCATCACTGGGCGTGGTGGCTCGCCATTGCGACAATTATCTATGGCGCACTCGGTGCGCTTGCGGTATCGAGCCTCAAGACCACGACAGGCTTTCTCGTGCTGGTCTCTGTCGGTCTGCTGATTGCCGCCGTCACGCTGCAAACGGTGCTCGCGTGGAGCGCGCTGCTGTACTACCTCATCAGCACGACGCTGTGCACCGGCGCACTGTTCATGCTCGCCGACACACTGGAGTCCGAAGCAACCGAATCTGCGGCCGCGCCCGCAGCACTCGAAGCGCGCGAGCCCGCCTCGCTCGAATCGCTCGACGACGCCAGCGCGCCGGCCATCACGCCCGAAGCGGATGGCGAGCCGGTCGCAACGCCCTCCAGCGCAGCGGTCCCTGAAAAGCATCCCGCGCCTTGGCCCTCGAACCTCGCCGGCGTGCTTTACCTCACGGCAGCCGTGGGCGCGGTTGGACTGCCGCCGCTCTCGGGCTTTCTCGGCAAGGCCATGGTGCTCGCCGCCACGCCGCTTTCACAGGCCGTCGTGCTCTGGCCCGCCGTGCTGATCGCGGGACTGCTGTCGATCGTCGCCTTGAGCCGCACAGGCACGCGTTTGCTGTGGGCGATACCCGCCGCACGCGCCTACGAAGGCGCACCCGCTGCCGCGCCGCGTGGCAGCCGCGCCAAGCTCGCCGCGTGCGCGCTGCTGCTCGCGGGCGTCGTGGCCGCAACGGTGTTTGCCGGTCCGCTCAAGCAGTATCTCGACGCTACCGCCGCGCAGTTGCTCGATCGCGAAGCCTACGTTCACGCGATCCTCTCCGCGCAGCCAGCGCAAACATCACAGGGCGGAGGAAGCTGA
- a CDS encoding Na+/H+ antiporter subunit C produces the protein MEAAFAITLGVLCASGIYLLLSARVLPVILGITLFSYAINLFLLAMGRLSTGKPPVIAPGAQYADPVPQALVLTAIVIGFAMTAFTVVLALRALAIDGTDHVDGDNPRRTGLEMRGE, from the coding sequence ATGGAAGCCGCCTTCGCCATTACGCTCGGCGTGCTCTGCGCGAGCGGCATCTACCTGCTGCTGAGCGCGCGCGTGCTGCCGGTGATACTCGGCATCACGCTGTTCTCCTACGCGATCAACCTGTTCCTGCTCGCCATGGGGCGGCTCTCCACCGGCAAGCCGCCCGTGATCGCACCGGGCGCCCAATATGCGGACCCCGTGCCGCAGGCGCTCGTGCTCACCGCCATCGTGATCGGCTTCGCCATGACGGCCTTTACGGTCGTGCTCGCGCTGCGCGCGCTCGCGATCGACGGCACCGATCACGTCGACGGAGACAACCCGCGGCGCACCGGCCTGGAGATGCGCGGAGAATGA